Proteins co-encoded in one Gehongia tenuis genomic window:
- a CDS encoding terminase small subunit has translation MNERQKIFLDAFVEGGSLPEAARAAGYSDSYAVKVLSDPLAKEYVKEHAGAALYQRALKFYAGIVSGEITEQVVVADKMDGQTIHRVLDKLPAVKDRIRAGEIILQMVGQEGDDGGAGDAGLPAVDYDGGIAAEEPRPPEQPESENAGLDRDG, from the coding sequence TTGAACGAGCGGCAAAAAATTTTCCTGGACGCCTTTGTGGAGGGGGGCTCCCTCCCTGAGGCGGCCCGGGCGGCGGGGTACTCGGACAGCTATGCCGTCAAGGTGCTGTCCGATCCTCTGGCCAAAGAGTATGTGAAAGAACACGCCGGCGCCGCGCTCTATCAGCGGGCGCTGAAGTTTTATGCCGGGATCGTCTCCGGCGAGATCACCGAACAGGTGGTGGTCGCGGACAAGATGGACGGCCAGACCATCCACCGCGTGCTGGACAAGCTGCCCGCCGTTAAGGACCGCATCCGCGCCGGGGAGATCATTTTGCAGATGGTGGGCCAGGAGGGGGATGACGGCGGCGCCGGTGACGCCGGACTGCCCGCCGTGGATTATGACGGCGGCATCGCCGCGGAAGAGCCGCGCCCACCGGAGCAGCCGGAATCAGAAAATGCCGGATTGGATCGGGACGGGTGA
- a CDS encoding PBSX family phage terminase large subunit: MKMGWDGPGGKAGGREKLARELEAATGRVRWVEGFREVNASTKRYRVLMGSAGSGKSMNVAQDLIGKLSNPKFAGANLLVVRKLEEANRASTLPQLIQAAKAFYGSEWHRAWSVRREPLAMTCRVTGCQILFAGMNDLRQREKIKSVAFERGKLTFIWVEEATELSEADFDILDDRLRGVLPRGLYYQITLTFNPVSASHWLKSRFFDHPDPAALVHRSNYRDNPFMDAAYHRRMEMRKKRDPEGYRVYGLGEWGGTEKMVLPHYQVRAFDRDRERFDRVVLGQDFGFNHANAILEVGMKDGGVYVMRELVLRGLDTAAIIERATAAGVPKDLAMICDSAEPDRIASWRAAGFRARPVKKGAGSVLAQLDYLRGRELVIHPQCVHLIRELAGYVWKKDPLTGALLDEPAPAPDDAIAALRYAVDEVRRGPNFTF, encoded by the coding sequence TTGAAAATGGGATGGGATGGACCGGGCGGTAAGGCCGGGGGTCGGGAGAAGCTCGCACGGGAATTGGAGGCGGCCACTGGCCGCGTGCGGTGGGTGGAGGGGTTCCGGGAGGTCAACGCTTCCACCAAACGCTACCGCGTTCTCATGGGCTCCGCCGGTTCCGGCAAGTCCATGAACGTCGCGCAGGACCTCATCGGCAAGCTGTCCAACCCCAAATTCGCCGGCGCGAACCTTTTGGTTGTCCGCAAGCTGGAGGAGGCCAACCGCGCTTCCACGCTGCCTCAGCTCATTCAGGCCGCAAAGGCCTTCTACGGCAGTGAGTGGCACCGCGCCTGGTCCGTTCGCCGGGAGCCCCTCGCCATGACATGCAGGGTCACCGGCTGCCAGATCCTCTTCGCGGGCATGAACGATCTCAGGCAGCGGGAGAAAATCAAGTCCGTCGCCTTTGAACGGGGCAAGCTCACCTTCATCTGGGTGGAGGAGGCCACCGAGCTTTCCGAAGCCGATTTCGACATCCTGGACGACAGGCTCCGCGGCGTTCTGCCCCGGGGCTTGTATTACCAGATTACGTTAACCTTTAACCCCGTTTCCGCCAGCCACTGGCTGAAGAGCCGTTTCTTCGATCATCCCGATCCCGCGGCGCTGGTTCACCGTTCCAATTACCGGGACAACCCCTTCATGGACGCGGCCTACCACCGCAGGATGGAGATGCGGAAAAAGCGGGACCCGGAGGGGTACCGGGTGTATGGTCTCGGGGAGTGGGGCGGCACGGAAAAAATGGTGCTGCCCCACTATCAGGTGCGGGCGTTCGACCGGGACCGGGAACGCTTCGACCGGGTGGTGCTGGGCCAGGATTTCGGGTTCAATCACGCCAACGCCATCCTGGAGGTGGGCATGAAGGACGGCGGGGTGTATGTGATGCGGGAGCTGGTGCTCCGGGGGCTGGACACGGCGGCCATCATTGAACGGGCGACGGCGGCCGGGGTGCCGAAGGATCTGGCGATGATCTGCGACAGCGCCGAGCCGGACCGCATCGCCAGCTGGCGGGCCGCCGGGTTCCGGGCCAGGCCGGTGAAAAAGGGCGCCGGTTCGGTGCTGGCCCAGCTGGACTATCTACGCGGACGGGAGCTCGTCATCCATCCCCAGTGTGTGCATCTCATCCGCGAGCTGGCCGGGTATGTATGGAAGAAGGACCCGCTCACCGGCGCGCTGCTGGACGAGCCCGCACCCGCTCCCGACGACGCCATCGCCGCGCTGCGCTATGCCGTCGATGAGGTGCGCAGAGGTCCCAATTTTACCTTCTAG
- a CDS encoding phage portal protein has translation MFLSQTDVVQAALEAHAPMSLEQILLTEIREFEGSAKRRFMLQGMAYYRGENDILLKHRTGIGEDGYETVIQNLANNRIAHGFIQKLVDQKKDYLLSRPISIDCRDPHQQRHLTDFFDREFMRVLKNVGASAVVEGEAYLQVFYDPEGRLRTMLIPASQVIPFFEDEDGELGGLIRFYDLEGYEGRHKILQRKVEYWHRDGVDRYREEGGRLILEGREGHFTVEGKPACFGRVPFVVFRYNALGRPLIANLKALVDEYDKRVSQRADSLEDLPNSVYVLKNFDGENLGEFRKNLMSYRAVKVSGDGGVDTLSLPGDGDSLEDHLKRLRKDIYEFGRGVDTQSERFGASPSGVALKFLYADLDMDASEMESEFQAALHRLLWFVNFHIRTCFGEDFDGKPVEFVLNRDILINETDAIDNCVKSVGILSERTILANHPWVVQVELEEARKLEDEAKAGEAEREGPGAEKPGDGETMNRKKAGAKGPGGAAGEAGTGAGKKAGAKPGAGDTMNRKKAGATDGAESKDGTEAGKKGEAKPGDVCTEYLAPGRRLRPRPKGTVPYSGITGTDPFLSGFHKRLI, from the coding sequence TTGTTCTTATCCCAAACCGATGTGGTTCAGGCCGCCCTCGAGGCCCATGCGCCCATGTCCCTTGAGCAGATCCTGCTCACCGAAATCCGCGAGTTTGAAGGCTCCGCTAAACGGCGCTTCATGCTCCAGGGCATGGCCTACTACCGGGGGGAAAACGACATCCTCTTGAAGCACCGCACGGGCATCGGCGAGGACGGCTATGAAACCGTCATCCAAAATCTCGCCAACAACCGCATCGCCCACGGCTTCATTCAAAAACTGGTGGATCAAAAGAAGGATTACCTCCTTTCCCGGCCCATCAGCATTGACTGCCGGGATCCCCATCAGCAGCGCCATCTCACCGACTTCTTTGACCGCGAGTTCATGCGGGTTTTGAAAAACGTCGGCGCCAGCGCCGTGGTGGAGGGCGAGGCCTATTTGCAGGTGTTCTACGACCCGGAAGGGCGGCTCCGGACCATGCTCATCCCCGCATCCCAGGTCATTCCCTTTTTCGAGGATGAGGACGGCGAGCTGGGCGGGCTGATCCGCTTCTACGATCTTGAAGGCTATGAGGGCCGGCACAAGATCCTTCAGCGAAAGGTGGAGTACTGGCACAGGGACGGCGTGGACCGCTACCGCGAGGAGGGCGGCCGCCTCATCCTGGAGGGCCGGGAGGGCCACTTCACGGTGGAGGGAAAACCGGCCTGCTTCGGCAGGGTGCCCTTCGTGGTGTTCCGCTACAACGCCCTGGGAAGGCCGCTTATCGCAAATCTCAAGGCGCTGGTGGATGAATACGACAAACGGGTTTCCCAGCGGGCGGACAGCCTCGAGGATCTGCCCAATTCGGTGTACGTGCTCAAAAATTTCGACGGGGAAAATCTCGGGGAGTTCCGGAAGAACCTGATGAGCTACCGGGCGGTGAAGGTCTCCGGCGACGGCGGCGTGGATACGCTGTCCCTGCCCGGGGACGGCGATTCGCTGGAGGATCATCTGAAGCGGCTTAGAAAGGATATCTACGAGTTCGGGCGGGGCGTGGATACCCAGAGCGAACGCTTCGGCGCAAGTCCCTCCGGCGTCGCGCTGAAGTTCCTCTACGCCGATCTGGACATGGACGCCTCCGAGATGGAGAGCGAGTTCCAGGCCGCCCTGCACCGCCTGCTCTGGTTCGTGAATTTCCACATCCGCACCTGCTTCGGCGAGGATTTTGACGGCAAGCCTGTGGAGTTCGTCCTGAACCGCGACATCCTCATCAATGAGACCGATGCCATTGACAACTGTGTCAAGTCCGTGGGCATCCTCTCCGAACGGACCATTCTGGCCAACCATCCCTGGGTTGTGCAGGTGGAGCTGGAGGAGGCCAGGAAGCTGGAGGATGAGGCGAAGGCCGGAGAGGCTGAACGCGAAGGGCCGGGAGCGGAGAAGCCCGGGGACGGAGAGACGATGAACCGGAAGAAGGCCGGGGCGAAGGGACCGGGCGGCGCGGCAGGCGAAGCCGGGACCGGAGCCGGCAAGAAGGCCGGGGCGAAGCCCGGGGCCGGAGATACGATGAACCGGAAAAAGGCCGGGGCGACGGACGGCGCGGAAAGCAAAGACGGAACCGAAGCCGGGAAGAAGGGCGAGGCGAAGCCCGGCGACGTATGCACGGAATACCTGGCCCCCGGCCGGCGCCTGAGGCCAAGACCTAAGGGCACCGTCCCCTACTCGGGAATTACCGGTACGGATCCTTTTCTGTCCGGTTTCCATAAACGACTGATTTAG
- a CDS encoding N4-gp56 family major capsid protein, whose protein sequence is MAVNYATKYAGAVDERFRLSALTTPAVNDSFDWTGAKTVQVYSIPTVAMSDYSRTGTARYGTPSELDNTLQELTLAKDRGFAFIIDRGNYNDTAMTNAAGEALQRQVEEVVIPEIDTYRLSKMAAGTGTTKTETVTSSNAYDLFLEACGTLSDNKVPLEGRVAFVNPAFYKAIKQDGSFVKGSDMAHEMLSHGVVGMVDGVSLIQVPTSYMPEGTTLIMAHPLCTTAPVKLADYKIHDNPPGINGWLIEGRVYYDAFVLTSKKKGIYIVKNAAAQQPSGDA, encoded by the coding sequence ATGGCTGTGAACTATGCAACAAAATACGCCGGCGCTGTGGACGAACGCTTTCGTCTGAGCGCACTGACCACCCCCGCGGTGAACGATTCCTTTGACTGGACCGGCGCAAAAACCGTTCAGGTCTACTCCATTCCCACGGTGGCCATGTCCGACTACTCCCGCACCGGTACGGCCCGCTACGGCACCCCCAGCGAGCTCGACAACACCCTGCAGGAGCTTACCCTCGCCAAGGACCGCGGGTTCGCTTTCATCATCGACCGCGGCAACTACAACGATACGGCGATGACCAATGCCGCAGGCGAGGCGCTGCAGCGTCAGGTGGAAGAGGTTGTCATCCCGGAGATCGACACCTACCGCCTTTCCAAGATGGCCGCCGGCACCGGCACCACCAAGACGGAGACGGTCACCTCCAGCAATGCTTACGATCTTTTCCTGGAGGCCTGCGGCACCCTCTCCGACAACAAGGTTCCCCTGGAGGGCCGCGTCGCCTTCGTAAACCCCGCCTTCTACAAGGCCATCAAGCAGGACGGGAGCTTCGTGAAGGGTTCGGATATGGCCCATGAGATGCTCAGCCACGGCGTGGTGGGCATGGTGGACGGCGTGAGCCTCATTCAGGTGCCCACCTCCTACATGCCCGAGGGCACCACCCTCATCATGGCCCATCCCCTTTGCACCACCGCACCGGTCAAGCTGGCCGACTACAAGATCCATGACAACCCTCCGGGCATCAACGGATGGCTGATCGAGGGCCGGGTGTACTACGATGCCTTCGTGCTCACCAGCAAGAAGAAGGGCATCTACATCGTCAAGAACGCGGCGGCCCAGCAGCCCAGCGGCGACGCTTAA
- a CDS encoding head-tail connector protein: MTKDEAVVAAAALLTGRVEADLIDDLAAEAVQLILDYCHIPDFPAALIPVAADAAVALSHRDERPAAGVSQLSVGDTSITYGKADTGDVLSAFASRLHPYRRVAW; the protein is encoded by the coding sequence ATGACGAAGGATGAAGCGGTTGTGGCGGCGGCGGCCCTCCTGACGGGCCGGGTGGAGGCTGATCTCATCGATGACCTGGCGGCGGAGGCCGTGCAGCTCATCCTGGATTACTGCCATATCCCGGACTTCCCCGCGGCGCTCATCCCGGTGGCCGCCGATGCGGCGGTGGCCCTCTCCCATCGGGATGAGCGGCCCGCCGCCGGCGTCTCCCAGCTGTCGGTGGGCGATACGTCCATCACCTACGGCAAGGCCGATACGGGCGATGTGCTTTCCGCTTTTGCCTCGCGCCTTCATCCCTACCGAAGGGTGGCGTGGTGA
- a CDS encoding HK97 gp10 family phage protein, translating to MGALEQQLYRLQKWKMRVDRARNGVDALYRSAGEAAADKGLAAVRALTPVETGRLQMGWQKRVSRTGSSYQVSLLNEVAYAPYVEFGHRAGKSGFVPGRYMMSRGRIAAQTALAMEVARAEAKILTQVKQ from the coding sequence ATGGGTGCCTTGGAACAGCAGCTCTATCGGCTGCAAAAATGGAAGATGCGCGTCGACCGCGCCAGAAACGGTGTGGACGCTCTCTACAGGAGCGCCGGCGAGGCCGCTGCCGATAAGGGGCTTGCCGCCGTCCGGGCGCTCACCCCTGTTGAGACCGGCAGGCTGCAGATGGGTTGGCAAAAACGGGTCTCCCGTACGGGCAGCAGCTACCAAGTGAGTTTATTGAATGAAGTTGCTTATGCCCCCTACGTGGAATTTGGCCATCGGGCGGGCAAGAGCGGTTTCGTCCCCGGCAGGTACATGATGAGCCGGGGACGGATCGCCGCCCAGACGGCCCTCGCCATGGAAGTGGCGCGGGCGGAGGCAAAGATCCTGACCCAGGTGAAACAGTAG
- a CDS encoding phage tail terminator family protein — MVTEVIKAVAKALSEGWKLPVYGEQVVQGFMEPCFAIRLEQSGVKRELQGRSLWEVELDVMFFPGEGGNASAMAELPALHGALSEVSWEGVRYALARMDSALVDGVLHLILRYPFRALQERTPDTAMASFEVTVRQRQDEAGSAQAADGERT, encoded by the coding sequence TTGGTTACCGAAGTGATAAAGGCGGTGGCGAAGGCTCTGTCCGAGGGCTGGAAGCTGCCCGTTTACGGCGAACAGGTGGTGCAGGGATTCATGGAGCCCTGCTTCGCCATCCGCCTCGAGCAAAGCGGCGTGAAAAGGGAACTGCAGGGCCGCAGTCTCTGGGAGGTGGAGCTGGACGTGATGTTCTTTCCCGGAGAGGGCGGCAACGCCTCGGCCATGGCCGAGCTGCCCGCTCTGCATGGGGCGCTTAGCGAGGTGAGCTGGGAGGGTGTGCGCTATGCCCTCGCCCGTATGGATTCGGCGCTGGTGGACGGCGTGCTGCATCTCATCCTGCGCTACCCCTTCCGCGCTTTGCAGGAAAGAACCCCCGATACGGCCATGGCCTCCTTTGAGGTCACCGTGCGGCAAAGGCAGGACGAAGCGGGAAGCGCCCAGGCCGCGGACGGAGAGCGGACATGA